In Oncorhynchus mykiss isolate Arlee chromosome 1, USDA_OmykA_1.1, whole genome shotgun sequence, the following proteins share a genomic window:
- the LOC110510920 gene encoding uncharacterized protein LOC110510920 isoform X2 yields the protein MFPFSPGYDHRALSQSLDLPVCVMDDHLTSEAVNEMEQSNSTRSRATSVMETTEEGKLNNVEHLTLMDFLQNLTEKQWKGIREGMFDPLTKQKLAGLCLRIVQFLSDKLMQIIIPGLYELLGIQDAASSPLSQRSLTASLTSLLDDKVNTKSRVRFTEAGVPKRPGSRKSYNSFRIPTPYPSSNCMEQEEEEEQESQLKFKEIYLTKGSLGSGSYLPKGAMRYVLKGKFNNFIFISSITICENYTFPCFVVKKI from the exons ATGTTTCCATTCTCTCCTGGTTATGACCATAGAGCCTTGTCCCAGTCTCtagacctgcctgtctgtgtgatggATGACCACCTGACCTCTGAAGCTGTCAATGAGATG GAGCAGAGCAATTCTACCAGGAGCAGAGCAACCTCAGTGATGGAAACCACAGAAGAGGGGAAGCTCAACAATGTGGAACATCTGACACTTATGGACTTCCTTCAAAACCTAACTGAGAA GCAATGGAAGGGGATTCGTGAGGGCATGTTTGACCCG CTGACAAAACAAAAGCTTGCCGGCTTGTGTCTGAGAATTGTCCAGTTTTTATCGGACAAGCTGATGCAGATCATCATCCCAGGTCTTTACGAACTACTGGGCATCCAAGATGCTGCCTCTTCTCCATTGTCACAGAGATCTCTCACAGCGTCACTCACCAGTCTGTTAGACGATAAGGTTAACACCAAGTCCCGCGTGAGATTTACTGAGGCTGGTGTACCTAAGAGGCCAGGCAGTCGAAAGTCTTACAATAGCTTTCGCATCCCGACTCCCTACCCTTCCTCCAACTGTatggagcaggaagaggaagaagaacaggAATCACAACTTAAATTCAAGGAGATTTACCTGACTAAGGGCAGTCTGGGCAGTGGAAGCTACCTGCCCAAGGGGGCCATGAGGTATGTTCTTAAAGGGAAATTtaacaacttcatattcatctccAGCATCACCATATGTGAAAATTACACATTTCCATGctttgtagtaaaaaaaatatag
- the LOC110514908 gene encoding protein ANKUB1-like isoform X2 — METRRTTCMCLCLPGATLRLDTWDGWAESLRGCFLGHRLTVQRHLSRERPVRRFQLRVALYIAASLGHLDLAGWLLERGVRVIEPVGVHPYREWCHQTAHPDVAKCPAVASIELGQLTILKLCIASSVLTLACQDPQGRDPLRIALQYGHRECVSHLATKLCSVVVLPGMALPMRTYLQIKGWVRLGQRRAASRHCMGLNRAPFRTRVGDTVLVDGFTLPKMSSKPRRSEAKAGIRVMSTASQSLTPINCPSHVTCQLRALASQDKPLQLPKQHPVATSDEREKKRGCGGKGCEEDESGDQNSNQWRSRVPLPPISRDTNLRPVFASPNSAQILTTSLEAFSLHCDRTPRENAIYCLALARITSTCNCQTTSR; from the exons ATGGAAACCAGGAGGACAACCtgcatgtgtctctgtctcccagggGCTACTCTACGGTTGGACACCTGGGATGGGTGGGCGGAGTCCCTCAGAGGCTGCTTCCTGGGACACAGACTGACCGTCCAACGACACCTGTCTAGGGAGAGACCTGTGAGGAG GTTCCAGCTCCGGGTGGCACTCTACATCGCTGCTTCTCTGGGCCACCTGGACCTGGCCGGCTGGCTGCTGGAGAGGGGGGTGCGTGTCATTGAGCCGGTGGGGGTTCACCCTTACCGTGAGTGGTGCCACCAGACGGCCCACCCCGACGTCGCCAAGTGTCCCGCTGTCGCCTCCATCGAGCTCGGCCAGCTCACCATCCTCAAACTCTGTATCGCCAGCAGCGTTCTGACCCTTGCCTGTCAGGATCCCCAGGGTCGTGACCCCCTGAGGATCGCCCTTCAGTACGGCCACAGGGAGTGTGTGAGTCACCTGGCCACCAAGCTGTGCTCTGTGGTGGTCCTCCCAGGTATGGCCCTGCCCATGCGGACATACCTCCAGATAAAGGGCTGGGTGAGGCTGGGGCAGAGGAGGGCAGCATCCAGGCACTGCATGGGCCTCAACAGGGCTCCGTTCAGGACCAGGGTGGGCGACACGGTCCTGGTGGACGGCTTCACCCTCCCCAAGATGTCTTCCAAGCCCAGGAGGAGTGAGGCCAAGGCGGGTATCAGGGTGATGTCCACAGCCTCTCAAAGTTTGACCCCCATCAACTGCCCATCTCATGTAACCTGCCAGCTCCGCGCCCTGGCATCCCAGGATAAACCTCTTCAACTACCGAAGCAACACCCTGTGGCCACGAGtgatgaaagagagaagaagaggggatgtGGAGGGAAGGGATGTGAGGAGGATGAGAGTGGGGATCAGAACAGCAACCAATGGAGGAGCAGAGTCCCGCTCCCGCCCATTTCCAGAGACACCAATCTCAGACCTGTGTTTGCCTCGCCAAACTCCGCCCAGATACTCACCACCTCACTGGAGGCCTTTTCTCTCCACTGCGACCGCACACCCAGAGAAAACGCCATATACTGTTTGGCCTTGGCCAG
- the LOC110514908 gene encoding protein ANKUB1-like isoform X1: protein METRRTTCMCLCLPGATLRLDTWDGWAESLRGCFLGHRLTVQRHLSRERPVRRFQLRVALYIAASLGHLDLAGWLLERGVRVIEPVGVHPYREWCHQTAHPDVAKCPAVASIELGQLTILKLCIASSVLTLACQDPQGRDPLRIALQYGHRECVSHLATKLCSVVVLPGMALPMRTYLQIKGWVRLGQRRAASRHCMGLNRAPFRTRVGDTVLVDGFTLPKMSSKPRRSEAKAGIRVMSTASQSLTPINCPSHVTCQLRALASQDKPLQLPKQHPVATSDEREKKRGCGGKGCEEDESGDQNSNQWRSRVPLPPISRDTNLRPVFASPNSAQILTTSLEAFSLHCDRTPRENAIYCLALASAFTQRPWLQQLNVARTLSRRSAQHIG, encoded by the exons ATGGAAACCAGGAGGACAACCtgcatgtgtctctgtctcccagggGCTACTCTACGGTTGGACACCTGGGATGGGTGGGCGGAGTCCCTCAGAGGCTGCTTCCTGGGACACAGACTGACCGTCCAACGACACCTGTCTAGGGAGAGACCTGTGAGGAG GTTCCAGCTCCGGGTGGCACTCTACATCGCTGCTTCTCTGGGCCACCTGGACCTGGCCGGCTGGCTGCTGGAGAGGGGGGTGCGTGTCATTGAGCCGGTGGGGGTTCACCCTTACCGTGAGTGGTGCCACCAGACGGCCCACCCCGACGTCGCCAAGTGTCCCGCTGTCGCCTCCATCGAGCTCGGCCAGCTCACCATCCTCAAACTCTGTATCGCCAGCAGCGTTCTGACCCTTGCCTGTCAGGATCCCCAGGGTCGTGACCCCCTGAGGATCGCCCTTCAGTACGGCCACAGGGAGTGTGTGAGTCACCTGGCCACCAAGCTGTGCTCTGTGGTGGTCCTCCCAGGTATGGCCCTGCCCATGCGGACATACCTCCAGATAAAGGGCTGGGTGAGGCTGGGGCAGAGGAGGGCAGCATCCAGGCACTGCATGGGCCTCAACAGGGCTCCGTTCAGGACCAGGGTGGGCGACACGGTCCTGGTGGACGGCTTCACCCTCCCCAAGATGTCTTCCAAGCCCAGGAGGAGTGAGGCCAAGGCGGGTATCAGGGTGATGTCCACAGCCTCTCAAAGTTTGACCCCCATCAACTGCCCATCTCATGTAACCTGCCAGCTCCGCGCCCTGGCATCCCAGGATAAACCTCTTCAACTACCGAAGCAACACCCTGTGGCCACGAGtgatgaaagagagaagaagaggggatgtGGAGGGAAGGGATGTGAGGAGGATGAGAGTGGGGATCAGAACAGCAACCAATGGAGGAGCAGAGTCCCGCTCCCGCCCATTTCCAGAGACACCAATCTCAGACCTGTGTTTGCCTCGCCAAACTCCGCCCAGATACTCACCACCTCACTGGAGGCCTTTTCTCTCCACTGCGACCGCACACCCAGAGAAAACGCCATATACTGTTTGGCCTTGGCCAG TGCCTTCACACAGAGACCATGGTTGCAGCAGCTGAATGTAGCGCGGACTCTGTCCAGGAGGAGTGCTCAGCACATTGGGTAG